Genomic segment of Euwallacea fornicatus isolate EFF26 chromosome 34, ASM4011564v1, whole genome shotgun sequence:
gcaaaaatatagcaaagtCTCGTCTTGTCATGTACCAGGGAACAAATATATCACGCACCAAATACGCAcaagatgatttttttctccttACTTCTTTTCGAAAGGAAAAATACGTGTACTGATAACAAAGAATaacaaagctcgaaaatttttcaacgatGACGTGAGAGATTGAGTTCTGTCGGAATAAAAGTGTTACCATGTATGTATAGTGAAATAAATCAATTCGTAAACAAGAAACAGCATTAAAAGGGGGAAAACGCGCATCTTGTAGGGAAGataccacatcattattaacAAGAATTGACGACGCTAGTTGAATTTTGCACCTCAAATCTGCCAAGATGAGTCGGGAAAACCGTTTTGGTTCATGAAACCTCAATTTGCCGCCGATCTTTAAACATGCTTTTTATCCATAAGTTGATCATTTTGAATGTACAGGATGCCGaaggttaaaattttaactcgtTTTTTGGCAATTGTCACGGAAACATCTGGTTGAGAAAAGTTCGCGAAGAGAACGCTCCCTACGATCAATTTCACCTGCGTTTACGTTTAAAAACCTTCTACCCTGTATGTCTGACATGAACTTCGGTTCAAAACctgaaaaagtaatttttccattaatcatACGctcttgttttatttttgtatctcGATCCGATTTCGAGAGAAATCGATTCAACGAACACTATGTTTTGATATTGCAACGCGGAAATTGCATCACGTATCTTATTCGCCACCTAGAAAAACGTAGCTTCACATATTTTAAGTTCATAATATACAGATTCTCCGGATAAAGGCAAAgcaaaaaacgaatttaaagtTCGATTTCCGCCATCGTTTTTACATAACATCAAAGAAAATTGTCTAACGGCgtcaaatctggaaaacttGCTGGCCGATCCATAGGACTGCTGCTCGCAATTTTGCGCGATACCATTGACTTAGACGTTGTTTCACTAACAAAGCATATCATTGCAAATGCAAATATTCTTCCCACTTATAGAGATCATGATGGAGTTGCAGAAATGGATCCGGTGTAGTATTTTAACTCGCTCGAGCTATTGACTTAAGGATGTTAGTTTCTAGATCCTTATTAACCCGCAGTAATCAAATTATTCTTGTAATGGGCTGTGAAATAACATTCCGGGCGAAACAATATTCTTAGGGGTGATATTGGTTGTTGCTGCGCTGTAGGCGATATTAACACTGTTTGATTGCCCTTAATTACTCGCCGCTAGCTCGAATTCAATTTTAGCCCCACATTGTTACATAGACCTAAATTGAAAGTCTACTCTAATTTGTAGCCGTTAATATGTCAGCCCGTCCATCGGTGTGATTTATTGACGACAGCTATCTATCCAGCGGTTTGCTTAATATATCAATATATCAAGACGacaaaatattatgttttgtAAAATGTAGTTAATACATATGTTGATACCAATAACTAATCAAACTACAGCAACTTTCAGCGATCAATTATAAAGGCCAGTTGTAAACTAACTCGAAATAACCCTTAACCTTCCCCGCCCCCCCCCCTTCCCTCTCGAACAAGGACACCGACTCTATTTTTGCTCCGTGAATAACACTTAATTAGGAGCTTCATTTTATGCTTTCGGCCCCTTAATAgtcattaattaataaaatatgtcaaatacGCGAGGATTAAGTTGCTGAGCTTTTCGGAATGCGCACCAATGTCGAATTCAAAGCGTTTCTGAGTTGCGTTCATGAGTTGCACAACTCCAAAACCTAAAACACTTTTGTATAATTCGTACTATTTCATATAAGACTTAATCAACACATATTGAAAGATGACATGCGGGTTTGGAACCGTTTAAGATTCGGTTTTAAGGCAGACGCATTCCAAGATCCACAACAAAATGAtgcttaaaaatagtaataactAGATGGAGTGAGAAACTATCGACCCGGTGACCCAGGTCCATAAAAGTCGGGACAATAATCTCCAAGTGGCCACTTGGACTAGTTTTGTAAGCAACTAAGGAATCGGAGAATTCTTTGGTCCCCAACACCATGGAGTTGTTGGTCACAGGTCACATGAAACAACACTCgataaaatattacattatttgtcGACGTAGTCTATGACTTCCACACCTTGTTTATGGTAACCATCGAACATTTCAACATAGGCATTcacctcggactccacctcctCGTTATTGGCAAACCTCTTTCCGTTTAGTCATTTTCTTAAGCTTAGAGATAGAAAAAATCCGAGGGAGCTAAATCTGGTGAGTAGGGTGGGCGAGGACAAAGTGCAGAActagttgattgattttggtcatCGCTTTGACGAAGCTGCGAACTGGTACGTTGTCTTGCTGAAAGAAGACTTTCTTTATCGCCAAATGCGGTTGTTTTCCCTAATTCgttcgctcaaacgctgcaataaatttgtataatacactccgtttattgttttccttTTAGAGAGATGGTCGATAAAAATTGTCCCATATGGATCTCAAAAAACTGGCGACATCACCTCTCCTGCAGATGAAACCATTTTCGCTTCCTTTGGggccgattctcccctttgagctCATTGTTTTGGCCGCTTTTGCGCCTAAAGTGTACAATGATAgacccatgtttcattcatagttatgaatcgacgtaaaaattcggctttattgctgtaGAACTTTGTCAAATACTCTCTTAAAACACCCTTATGGCATTacttttgttcaattgtgagtaatcgcggcacCCACTTACGCACAAACTCTTTTATATCCATTTGTTTCTCAGATACGTTTTTGAAGTGAATTAGTGTTAATTGCAGCTATCAGCATTGAATCGAAGGAAACCTACGTATCTACGGGATTGTAAATATGGCCTGCATAAGTGTCCAAATTGCAATGCGAAAGTATCCTTTTCCTGTATCCATGGATACCCTACGAAATAAATCCAAGTTTCACCAAGTTTGATATAAATTGGGAATTTTAAACGGGAATGCcttctatttaaaaacttttaacaaCATCTGCTCCTTCTTCCCAGCATGAAAGTTGAATATTCCTCTACCGACACCTGTAAAACTAAGTTGCCATAACGAACTATCAAACAActtgaaaagttttattaaaaacccGATTTTATACTTGCAAATAATCCGAGGGCTGGAAACAATGGCGAAGTAAAAAcctttattttgaatattaactCGCAACTGGGAGTTCACGTAAATGACTATAATATGATATCCATGAAATAAGGTGTTAGAGTGCATTTGTTTTCGTTTATCTCCATTACCCCAAAAAGGAGGTAATTATGTCGCAGCCGTTACTTTACAAAGACGTTTTGATATAACACAATATAGTGGTGCCACATGAGCGTTAtggaaattgataaaattgccTTTCCTGGGATTGATTAAGATAAATCTGCGCCATTTGAACACCACGCCGTTTATCGAATTAGACATgaaatttagaagaaaaatcgaaagaaTCACATATCtctgataaatatttaaaaaatcgagagATAATCGTTCAccaatttgtcaaaaacttCTCTGGATTTACGTATGCATGTGTCTCTGCCTCTCTACAATCTTATTATCAGTTCGTCAATTGCGTCTCAGGTACGAGGACAAATCAGAAATAGGAGCATATTCGCGTTTTTAAGCAGGTGTATGTTCAATAAAAACTTCAATGTCCTGCATCTGAGAAACCGTTAAAGTCTTTGTGGAAATGCGCACATCCTTCGATTCTCTACCGGCCTCTAAGGTTGCCACCAGGGAAACCGAACTATCCTGTATATTCACAGGCACTAGTGGTTTAGAATGTCATCGAAACGTGAACCTGTTAACTAGTGGcataaatttgattcaattTGGTACAGTATACGCGACGATTTTGGCCACCAGTGTACATTGAagcttaaatttaatgtttgttttttgacCTTCAAACACTCCTCATCACATCGTTGATGATTACgcattttattctttatagAGACAATTACTGGCATTATATTTCAAATCATTCATTGTTAGGCAACTGAATATTGCTCAACAATGTTCTGGATTGTACTTTTACTTGTGAgcctaattttatttctttcatgGGTGCGATCAAAATACTCCTTTTGGGAGAAACGCGGTGTCAAAGGCCCGAAGCCAATACCACTATTAGGAAACATAGCAAAACACGTGCTAGGGAGATGCACCATAGGCCAAGCCCTCCACGAGATTTACAGGTAAGATATTGCTTATCAATTTTAGTAAATTGATGCAAACTGATTTATGTTAGGAATAAAATTCCGTTTTTACTAAGTTAAACGAGAGTGATTAGTCaggaaaatgttaaatatatagAGTGTAAAAGGTgaaaagttataaataaataataatagtaaatacTTTGAAATTCTTGCAACTTTGAGCAATAACGCACTAATTTACATGAGCGACACTTGGTCCTCTCCAAAGGTTTAGGTAAAACCTCTGTTAAGACCTATGCCTTGTTACATTTAAGTCGCTCCATTCTCAATATGCCGTTTTTGATTGTTAGTTAATAAGGGGATAGACAGTTAACAACTTAAGCAGTACGACTTATCTTCTGAGATAGCAGGTTGTGTGCTATGTCTAATTGTTTCTCATTTAGACCGATATTGTGCAGTATGTTAATTATCAGTTCCTACCAATAAACCTTGACCATATTAAGGAACTTGATGGTTATTTTTGCTTAAAGAGCGCCACTGAGATTGTGAACTGAGGGTGTTCCGAACGCGTTCATTCACTCCATAAATATATTGGCCGCCGCTTCTCGGAACTATCTCACTTTAACCCTACGAGATGGATCATATACAGTTCTGATCCCTTAATCTGGACCAATCACTTCTTCAATTGCCACTTCCTcaactataaaataataaaattttcagaaaatatgaCGAATACCCATTCGTTGGTTTATATAAATCAATGACACCCATCTTGTTGGTGCGAGATCCTGATTTTGTATCTAAAATCTTAGTGAAGGATTTTAAATCATTCAGATATAATGAGATTCATCTGAGAGAGGATTCCAAATCACTGTTTGCACAAAATCCCTTTTTGCAgcgagatgaaaaatggaagcAAACCAGGCAGATGATCACACCTGGAATGAGTAGCGGAAAGGTAAATTTGGTAGCTTTCGCcggttatttaatatttttctgccaATATTGCGAATTAATAAGATAAACATTATGTCATATAAGAAATCtcacgtttattaaaaaatgtttctcttATTAAGCTTAGCGCATTTGGTCAATACTCGATATCAAAACCATTTTAaggaatatttatatattatactCAGAGTGTCAGTGAATAACCGTCCTACATTTCACAggatgatttttcaagtagttttaagATGAAAGTTCTTGTAAACATGAGTCGTAAAGTACTAAACCAACTTACTACTTACTTTTTAGCCGCAGAAACAAGGAAATAacgcttcaaattttaaatattttaattttttagtcaaaatagtatgaaattttttgcaatCATAATAATAGTTTGTTTTTCTTAGAATATTACGAAACAAGGCTAGGGAAATAATAGAAGTTACAATAACTATTGGAAATGTCCTCCTCCTTACGTTGTGCATGCGTTCAATCTCTTTCTCATTGGATTGCGAACTCTCTGAAAAATTACAGAAGTGTTTTGAATCATTCGACATGATTATATTATCAGATTTCTGAGGTATTGTCCATTTTGAATGAGCAAACGATACACTAAAGTCTTTAGAggtctgcaaaaaaaatccgaaCTGTTAAGGTCTGGTGATCCAAGCGGCCACGGTGAGGGTCCTCCCTGGCCGATTCATTGATTgtcaaaattttggtttaaaaattttcctgctCGAACGCTAAAATGTGTCGGTAGACCGTCATGTAAGAACTACACTTCCCTTCTAAGCAAAGTCGGCACATCTTCAAGGAAGATCTTCTAGAAACCGACAATTAATTTCACCAGCGAGTTTTGTAGGAAGAAAGAATAAACCTAACAGATAGACCCCAGAGATTCCAGCCCGATTATGGAGAattcttcttgaaaatttgattcttCAGTtgaattcgaattttcttttgacCACAAATGCTTGTCGTGGAAGGTACGTATAGTATTGCgttaaatatttgcttcatCGATAAAGAGGACTTTAGTGCCAAATGACGAATCTTGAATAACTCTTTGACAAAACCACACACAAAAGTTAATACACGATGGAAAGTCACGAGGGAGAAAAGTTTGCAATTCTTAAACGTGGTATGGATGTAACATATTGTCAGTGCGAATTTTCCATACCAGAAAGTGGGAAATATTCTATTTTATAAATAGGCTATTCTTTGGAAGGTTGTTTCCAAATGTTCTTCAGCTTGGTTAAGAACTGCTTCCTCAATCTCGAGTGTTCGTACTATTCGATATGCTCCCGAAACGTGGCTGGATTTCATAAAAGCTCCTGTTTCACTTAAACGAATGTGGATCCTTGAAAGTGTTTTTGAGTTGGGGATTGTTCGATTTAGATATCATCCTACATACAATCCTTTGGTCTCATATACATGTCCATCGGCAAGTCCATACGTAACACGTCTGTCGGCTAGTTCTGGATTTGGACAATTTGCCATTTCtggaatataaataataacaataattttcttgaagAGCAGCGTCTTCGtcacaatttaaattcaaagtcataaaaaaaataacaaacagtTATAGTAACTTTCTTCCAACTTATGGGTTGAATTTAAGTCTCGAACTTTATGTGTTAAACTTTCCTCTTTGTTGCAAtctacttttttattaattttttttcgggcACGCATcggacaaaaactaaaaatggccgcttgtggcgccctctagaagatacaattAAATCGTTGATAAGTTTGAATTTATCGTCCGGAAAAACCTCCGGACACGAAGGTTCGTAAAATTAGCTAAAAGAGATTGAAAGATATCAAAAGATatgtgattaatttttttcaactttgataccgcgtatctcgaaaactaagcgATCTGGGACACGTGTTTACGAGAAAATTTCATCTGAAAACGCTTATTCGGTGACACCCCTATAtctccaatttttaattatttctagaTGAAAACCATGTTTGCTACGCTACAAGAAATCAGCAAGAATTTTGTCAAGTATATTGAAAATCATCCAAGGGCAACGACAGAGGGCATCGAAACAAGAGCGCTGACTAAAAGGCTGACATTGGATAATGTGGCTAAGTCAGCATTCGGAATTGATGGAAAAGCTTTTGAAAGTTACGAAGATATATCGGAGTTTAATAAGTTGGcaaatagttttttaaatcCAGGGACAATGATGTCCTTGTTTTTTGcgattttacaaatttttccgCAGATATCGACATTGACTGAAAGGTACTGTTGACGAGGTTGAAGTAGCACCGCTAGAGCGCCGTTTCAACATAGCACTAACTGTAAGTGCAAATATGACGTAACGGTGCTATTTTTACTCGTACTCGACTCGAGTACCACTACATCTGAATTTGATCGACATCTTATTCGatctaatattaatttttttcaaattcgatattttagtgttttttcgAGTAAGGCAGAAAATCAATTGAAATCGGTCATATCGGACACCataaattatcgaaaaacaaaaaatattagaactaccgattatttgcaatttttgatgGACCAAAGCGAGCAATACAACTGGAATGACCACATAACCACCAGCCACGCCTGCACCCTTTTTATTGACGGTTACGAAACATCCTCGTTGGTCCTCTCATATTTGCTGCTCGACCTCGCCGAGAACCCGCAATACCAACAAAAAATTCGAGATGAGATCAAGAAGTCCGAGGACGAAAACCAGGGCGAACTCACATACGATGCGCTCCACCAGCTGCCTTGGCTGAATGCTTGCTTTTATGGTCGGTacttctctatttttttttttaatgtttttttagagaatttcaattattacaGAATCTATCAGATACACGCCACCAGCGGATATCATGACAAAGATTTGCACGGAATCGTTTGAATACACACCAGCCAATTCTTCGTTCAAAAATATGACAATCAGATTATCACCTGGAGATAAGGTTATTCTGCCTTATTCCTTTTTAATGAAAGACGATAAACACTTTGAAAATGCTGACAAATTTATGCCGGAAAGAATGTTTACTAACACcgataaatcaattttctttccatttaGCGACGGCCCCCGGGCTTGCATTGGTAAGTTGTTTTTCAATACGAACTGGTTTAGCTTATCAGATCGCACCCAAAACCAGTTTTAATCGATTGgtatttccaaaacaaacaataaaaatgtttatttcggTATTTGCAGAAACGTTAGATAATTTCGAGATAACTCGCGAACggaatttccaaatttgagatgTTGCGCGTTCTTTTCCTTTCGATAAACGTCAGAACGTACAAAACGGAGGGAGgcgggaaaaattcaaatcgatgaaatttaaaattgtaaataagaTGTAaatacgatttaaaaaaaacaacgtgCGAATTCAATTCCAGGAAAAACGACAATTTATTGTGTTCTAGGCCAGCGGTTGGGAATTATGCAAGTGAAACTAGGTGCGGCAAGCGTGATCAAAAACTTTGAACTCTCCGTGAGCCCCAAATTACAGAAGCCATATAAAATGTTCCCGTATCACTTCATGAATGAAATAATCGGAGGAATTTggattaaatataaaaaaattacaaattaaatctCTATATCATATATTGTTGTACGTATAATTGAGACGAATAAACTTTTACAATTGTGATGTACGGAGTTGTTCTTGAGATATCGaatggatttatttgaaaaaaaaaaaaatccaaaacttGCACTCTTCCAGACCGTGTGATGTGAAAGATTTGCATTTAATGGGTGTCTTGGATGTCGTTTGTGCAATGCAAACAAATTTAGAGccgcaaaataaaatttaccacAACTAAACACTCTCGCAATGCTAATGGGAGAGGGAAAAAATTCCATGACCATGGAAAAAGAATGGTTTTCTCAGTGACAGAAATGGTTATTTTGATGACCCGCTGAACACTATACcttttgttttcctttttttaattaattccatTTTTCCCGTGTTTTTGGCAGGTATTTGGGCCCAATGGAAACCACAAGGCCGTATGTATTATTGTTGGTAGACTCTTTTAATATAGATGATGTTGCAGCCATTTGCggaaatttattgcagtgtACAATACAAATAGGTTTTACTTAAACCATCGGTGTCAGTTTTAGTGCGAACAcaattgatgtttttttatgtACACCATTTCATAACAGTCACGTTTTCTCTTgttgttttcagtttttggaaCAGTGCCCCTCTGAAAATCGAATACATGCTGATGTCGATTTCCATGTTTTGCTAAATAAAGCGGTCGGATTATTTTCATTGTATTTGGGCtcgttaattgtttttttacatattgagTGGTTCGTACAATGTAAACTTCATTGAAGTATCTACCCACATTTCCCCCTTATTTATTCGTCCCAGAGATCCTCCCATCATTTAGTTTTTGTCATCTAAACTTGGTGCTAAAACGCCGATGGCGATGGACCCTTTCATTATTATCAGTTTTTCTCAGGTCAGTACGGGTTAGTCCACAGTTCCTCTAATATCGGGAATGTCGAAGTAGATGAAATAGTAAAGAGATTTAAGAACGCGTTAATCGAACGtgtttttaaatgagatttttttactgcaaATTTTAACTCTGTTTTCATGGTAACCACTCATGCATCGCAAAGACAGTTATAAAGATACTGCAGCATGCTGCTAGTCGATTAGGACACATGTGCGATAAACGGTATATCACACCTCAAGATCGTAAGGTACATCATTACGACCCGTGCGCCACGCGCCACGCGCGAATCCCACACCTGCGAAGTGAAGGGCCCGGATATTTCACAAAACGACTTTTTGCACTGACACCTTcaactaaattttataaattcacTAGTAGCTCTATACAAATCCGGCATAGATTAATACTGGAACTCAAAAAACCAACACACCTCGAATAACAACATCAACGGCGACATGATATTTATTTCCGCTATAACCACAAATAAAAGGGTAACAAGGGGATTATGGGATTGCGGCCGATTAGCTCTCTAGGTAAATAACGGACCGCGTGTGTGTCGTTATTAATCTGTTATTTAAGTGTTTTTAGAAAAGAGGTGAGAAAACGATCTTTATAGTCAGAGAGTAATTCAACACACCCAATAATAATGTCTCGTTAAGCTTTGTGgtaaaaaatagttatttacataaaagcCCAAACAGTATTTTCGGTCGCGTGACATACGATATTTTTGTACAACCGACTTTCGCTGATTCTTTGTTCGtgttttatatttcatatttgattTAACAAATCGATatcataaacatttttccacgGCAACAAAGAAAAGGCagagatttttcaaagttttatagTAGATATTACTTTGTAGAGATCGGAATCCCTTAGGTCAACTTTAGAGTCTCGACTGGAAACTTTTGAGATAGACAAATTGGACAGAAAGTGCATACTTCTCCCCTCttcgagatatttcaaattacGTTAAACTAAATAATACGATTGAGTATatgcataaatatttaaaaaaataatccgaTCTAATTGGGTTATCATCACGGTCATGGTAACCAAGTTCAAATGATAACAGGCACCAAACCATTTAGATAGGAAAGCTCAACTGCTATTATCAGGTCCATATGTTTCTGCAGCTATTCTAAAACTTTGTTGTTTGTATAACTTGATTTCTGCTTCTCCTGATCGTGATCTGAATATAAGAGTATTTGTCATGATTTCTGTTTTAATTGCAACTTGCATTGTACTAATTGTCCTGTGCCATAAAATTCGATCTTATTATTGGACCAACAGAAATGTACCAGGTCCAAAACCGTGGCCGATAGTTGGCAACATTCCTGAGCACATATTTGGGAGGAAAACACTCGGACAAGTTTTAGCGGAAATCTACAGGTAACCGtaaataaattacacattaacCAATATGAAGTGGATTACGTTAATAAGATTATATCTAATAACATATTTCTCGTATTGCACAAAAATGTATGTAACCGTATAGAGAGGTATGTCTTCTGCCattaaattttcctatttcagGAAATACCAGGAATACCCATTTGTAGGAATATTCCGCGCAATTACTCCTTGCTTGCTAGTCAGAGATCCTGACTTCgtgaacaaaattttagtGAGAGACCACAAGGCGTTTTACAATAACGATTTCTTCATTGATAAGAAAAATGATCCCCTTTTCGGGCAAAATCCTTTTGTTCTCAGAGATCAGGAATGGAAAGAAACCAGACACATGCTTACTCCCGGATTTACAAGTGGAAAGGTATTTTTCAACTTGAACTTTAGTCTAATCAGCCTTAACTTTTAAATGCGGGGAAAcataataaaacatgtttattttatttgattgcTCTTTATAACGTGACTCGGCGAAATCTGAAGTACGGGGAACTTTAAcatgttataaaaatatattgtaaaaGTAAATATAGTTGAGAGTTTGTTAACTTAAAAGGGGCAAAGAGGCAAAATAGAGCAATCGCCCCTGTGACGgaacaaaataaatacgaTGAAAGAGGCCTTTACAGGAGAGCCTATTGTTCATCAGATGCTTGACCACTaccaaaaattgttcatatttttcttcgtCCGATAAATGCTTTTCTCCAATCGGATCGCCTGGAGAACAATTCGTGAGAACCAATCGTTCCCTTTGCGAGGTAAAAAAATGCAGGTTTTACAACCTGAAGGTCATGTCCTACGTTTTATTATCCAATTTTATGGCGTCCCCGGTCACCCGATCTAACTCCTTTCGATTTTCGCGTGAAgtcaaataaatattctattaATTTCAGTTCGTCCTATATTCTTGATTTAAACGCACTTACCTGACATTAACTAAGGATATTACTGGTAgatttagatatttaaaacaagtattaacatttttctgtGCACGTAATGCACCCGAAACATTACCGTCCATTAAGTCAATATAGCTGTTTCATCATGGCGGTGaatttctgtttaattttgtatttgctttagaattttttatttcacgaGACGAATTCGATTAAAATAACAGAAAGCGAGCAACATAATAGGCTTCCGACAATAAGGTCATTGATGAAAACTAAGTCAGTTACATTTGCATATATTTTCTAGTATTCGTAGCTGCCTGAGAGTGAATGTTAACTTTAGAATTTATTTGTAGATGAAAAATCTATTCCCCATATTGTGGGACGTCAGCAAGGCAATGATAAACTTTATAGAAAGTCATCCAAACGCCATAACGGACGGTATTGAAACAAAGGATTTATCCAAGCGATTTACGTTGGATAACGTGGCTCGGgtggcatttggatttcagtCCAACTCATTCGAAGATTATAGGCGAGAATCTGAATTTATGACACTGGCAAATCGTGTGTTGACGCCGGGTTCGTTCAATGCAATTTTGCAACAATTAAATGCCATAATGCCATTTTTGGGGAAGCTTTTAGCCATCAAGTAGGTATTTCAAGATACCGAGAGCGCATCGGCCAAACTTAccttataaaacattttctcgttttcataagaaaaacaaaaacaacaaaaatctaACGAGTTTAAATCGGGACTTCATGGAGGCCACGTGAAGGTATTTATATATGTGTATGTTCTAGGGTGGTTCCCAAAAGGGTCGAACAAGAACTCTCGAGTATCGTAGCGAGTATGGCCAAGCATAGGCAAGAACTCCTGGAGCAACATAATGACTATTTCCAGTTTATTCTTCAAATTGCGAAGGAAAAACGTTTAACCAACACCGACATAGCTGCACATGgagttacatttttctttgatgGATACGAAAGTTCTGCCGTAGTTTTAACGTTTGCTTTGTTAAACCTGGCAACGCATCCAAAATACCAAGAAAAAATCAGGGAAGAAATGAAGTTTGTGGAACAAGAAAATGAGGGCGGCATCACTTACGAAACACTTTCAGAATTAAAATGGACGGACGCTTGCATCTACggttagttaaaaaatatcatgtttaaaaaaaaactttaagagCTTCCGGCTGCGGTAAAGAGGAGAAAACTTAATCTGTGGCTCAATCAGTAAGATGAAAGAATCCAATACTCGTTTAACCCCTTTGATTTCTCGTAACCCTTTAGGGATCATTTCACTCAACGCTACtaccttttaaaaaatcttttgcgttgctaatttta
This window contains:
- the LOC136348703 gene encoding uncharacterized protein; the protein is MFWIVLLLVSLILFLSWVRSKYSFWEKRGVKGPKPIPLLGNIAKHVLGRCTIGQALHEIYRKYDEYPFVGLYKSMTPILLVRDPDFVSKILVKDFKSFRYNEIHLREDSKSLFAQNPFLQRDEKWKQTRQMITPGMSSGKMKTMFATLQEISKNFVKYIENHPRATTEGIETRALTKRLTLDNVAKSAFGIDGKAFESYEDISEFNKLANSFLNPGTMMSLFFAILQIFPQISTLTESVFSSKAENQLKSVISDTINYRKTKNIRTTDYLQFLMDQSEQYNWNDHITTSHACTLFIDGYETSSLVLSYLLLDLAENPQYQQKIRDEIKKSEDENQGELTYDALHQLPWLNACFYESIRYTPPADIMTKICTESFEYTPANSSFKNMTIRLSPGDKVILPYSFLMKDDKHFENADKFMPERMFTNTDKSIFFPFSDGPRACIGQRLGIMQVKLGAASVIKNFELSVSPKLQKPYKMFPYHFMNEIIGGIWIKYKKITNAPNHLDRKAQLLLSGPYVSAAILKLCCLYNLISASPDRDLNIRVFVMISVLIATCIVLIVLCHKIRSYYWTNRNVPGPKPWPIVGNIPEHIFGRKTLGQVLAEIYRKYQEYPFVGIFRAITPCLLVRDPDFVNKILVRDHKAFYNNDFFIDKKNDPLFGQNPFVLRDQEWKETRHMLTPGFTSGKMKNLFPILWDVSKAMINFIESHPNAITDGIETKDLSKRFTLDNVARVAFGFQSNSFEDYRRESEFMTLANRVLTPGSFNAILQQLNAIMPFLGKLLAIKVVPKRVEQELSSIVASMAKHRQELLEQHNDYFQFILQIAKEKRLTNTDIAAHGVTFFFDGYESSAVVLTFALLNLATHPKYQEKIREEMKFVEQENEGGITYETLSELKWTDACIYESLRYTPFMDVFVKVCTQAYEYTPDNPEFKKISVKLYPGDKVIIPYSMLMRDEKYFENPDQFMPERMMERDQISKSIFFPFGNGPRSCIGQRFGLMQVKLGLAQIIKHFDVSLSPKTEYPHKLVPFHFLNAIQGGCWLRYKKVD